A genomic segment from Nicotiana tabacum cultivar K326 chromosome 7, ASM71507v2, whole genome shotgun sequence encodes:
- the LOC107831168 gene encoding uncharacterized protein LOC107831168 translates to MQGCGSQPSSRTPSPSPQSSSPSVSRLRLRDSSTEPNALSSVHASDFSEDDDPDDVRYDHYHRMIISPEGNGFIPNNRVTKIITDILGSLYLTPYPAWSDFPESLVQQMFNQFKTKCSWEDQYNREICKN, encoded by the exons ATGCAGGGATGTGGATCGCAGCCATCTTCACGGACCCCGTCTCCCTCTCCGCAGAGTTCGTCTCCTAGTGTTTCTAGACTTCGTCTTCGGGATAGTAGCACTGAGCCAAATGCCCTCTCTTCTGTGCATGCTTCAGATTTTTCAGAGGATGATGATCCGGATGATGTGCGTTATGATCATTACCATAGGATGATCATCAGTCCTGAGGGCAAtgg GTTTATTCCTAATAATCGGGTTACAAAGATAATCACTGATATACTTGGCTCGTTGTATTTAACACCCTATCCGGCTTGGAGTGACTTTCCAGAGAGTCTCGTGCAACAGATGTTCaaccaatttaag ACTAAGTGTTCATGGGAGGACCAGTATAACCGTGaaatttgtaaaaattag